One genomic window of Ziziphus jujuba cultivar Dongzao chromosome 4, ASM3175591v1 includes the following:
- the LOC107416492 gene encoding uncharacterized protein LOC107416492, whose translation MYVTRPLSMYRKSPHTLATKPEVPNSGHLVLTDEEADAQDILCWASCGICKRKKVKKLPFPQDKILSVIYTSEYHETSTTKVWFLPVPYQPLSSNCYYVIRAKGRHKGKACTSSREGDIITCCFRDILRDKKPKPLNHRNIYQQFKIHRHQSGGFFAKSVAPDGVPPKFLRRKGWKVRCSRTSHGSRLNEALGIDTSLREKLPDFNFPIFNVQFPSVIVGKWYCPFGFVREKAGVKRQMKKTILYSLTLEQWWEEIYSCGNVNYGGNTVTVNEYVQREVSLVGGFEAVKDDRNGRGAFTWFKVYNPYGRKGVVSVGLSHEVVENMKWVLEEHGWVNGEEREVKVERVEEFRSENGWRKFGCYVLVESFVLRRLDGSLVLKCSFRHTDKIRCKWE comes from the exons ATGTATGTGACAAGGCCTCTTTCGATGTACCGGAAATCTCCACACACCCTTGCAACAAAACCAGAAGTTCCAAATTCAGGTCATCTAGTACTCACAGATGAAGAAGCAGATGCACAGGATATTCTCTGTTGGGCAAGTTGCGGAATATGCAAGCGAAAGAAAGTTAAGAAATTACCATTTCCTCAGGACAAGATTCTCAGCGTTATTTATACATCTGAGTACCATGAAACAAGCACTACTAAGGTTTGGTTTCTCCCAGTTCCCTATCAGCCTCTCTCTTCCAACTGCTACTATGTTATCAGAGCAAAAGGCAGACACAAAGG AAAAGCATGCACAAGCTCAAGAGAGGGAGATATCATAACCTGCTGCTTTAGAGACATCTTGAGGGACAAGAAACCGAAACCTCTGAATCACAGAAACATATACCAACAATTCAAGATTCATAGACACCAAAGTGGTGGTTTCTTTGCCAAGTCTGTAGCTCCTGATGGTGTTCCTCCTAAATTTCTGAGAAGAAAAGGGTGGAAAGTTCGTTGCTCTAGAACTTCGCACGGGTCTCGATTAAATGAAGCTTTAGGCATCGATACCTCTCTTAGAGAAAAGCTTCCAGACTTCAATTTTCCCATCTTCAATGTCCAATTCCCTTCTGTTATTGTTGGAAAATGGTATTGCCCATTTGGGTTTGTGAGAGAGAAAGCAGGAGTGAAGCGCCAAATGAAGAAAACGATTCTGTATTCACTGACTCTGGAGCAATGGTGGGAAGAAATTTATTCATGTGGGAATGTCAACTATGGAGGAAATACTGTGACTGTGAATGAATATGTGCAAAGAGAAGTGTCATTGGTAGGTGGGTTTGAAGCAGTGAAGGATGATAGAAATGGGCGTGGTGCGTTTACTTGGTTCAAAGTTTATAACCCATATGGGAGGAAAGGAGTGGTGAGTGTTGGTCTTAGTCATGAAGTTGTTGAGAATATGAAATGGGTATTAGAGGAACATGGGTGGGTTAATGGTGAAGAAAGGGAGGTGAAGGTTGAGAGGGTTGAAGAGTTTAGAAGTGAAAATGGGTGGAGGAAATTTGGTTGCTATGTGTTGGTGGAGAGCTTTGTGTTAAGAAGATTGGATGGAAGTTTGGTGTTGAAATGTTCCTTCAGGCACACAGACAAGATTCGTTGCAAATGGGAATGA
- the LOC107416481 gene encoding uncharacterized protein LOC107416481 encodes MGNPQQLKRRVAFVLIDGLGDVSLPKFGFKTPLQAANLPHLDAIASAGINGLMDPVEVGLACGSDTAHLSLLGYDPRVYYRGRGAFESMGAGLAMSPGDIAFKSNFATLDEKTGIVISRRADRHFEEEGPILCAALDGMKLPSFPQYEVRVRYATEHRCGVVVKGPKLSGNISGTDPLKDNRLLLKAEALDNTEEARHTAEVVNELSKEISRILVSHPLNAKRASEGKNIANVVLLRGCGIRIEVPPFLKKHGLRPCMVAPTKIIAGLGLSLGIDILEAPGATGDYRTLLTSKATAIAKALSAPLQSSPNVFVPGEDEHKPGHSDGYDFGFLHIKAIDDAGHDKASIFKVKGLEAVDKAIGQLAKFLWEAETTGNFQYFLCVTGDHSTPVEYGDHSFEPVPFAMCRLKDFVATVGVESILGTPIDPFPLPTVEAGEDLIDNVGMEQEERRKQTRAFSGDSVYEFHEIAAARGCLGRFPGGEMMGIIKTFLEVDAEAVFAES; translated from the exons ATGGGTAACCCACAGCAGCTTAAGAGAAGAGTAGCATTTGTGCTTATTGATGGGTTGGGTGATGTGTCATTACCAAAATTTGGGTTCAAGACTCCTCTTCAAGCAGCCAACCTGCCCCATTTGGATGCTATTGCATCTGCAGGAATTAATGGTCTAATGGATCCTGTTGAAGTAGGTTTGGCTTGTGGAAGTGACACAGCTCACCTTTCTCTGTTGGGTTATGACCCAAGAGTATATTACCGCGGCCGAGGTGCATTTGAGTCTATGGGTGCTGGATTAGCCATGTCACCAGGTGATATTGCATTTAAG TCTAATTTTGCAACTTTGGATGAGAAAACTGGAATAGTCATCAGCAGGAGGGCTGACAGGCACTTTGAAGAAGAGGGGCCCATACTCTGTGCTGCACTTGATGGAATGAAGCTTCCATCTTTTCCTCAGTATGAAGTCAGAGTGAG GTATGCAACAGAACATAGATGTGGAGTGGTTGTGAAAGGACCAAAGTTAAGTGGAAATATATCAGGAACAGACCCACTCAAGGATAACCGCCTGCTCTTGAAAGCTGAAGCTTTAGACAATACTGAAGAAGCAAGGCATACAGCTGAAGTTGTCAATGAATTATCCAAGGAAATTTCACGGATTCTGGTTTCTCATCCACTGAATGCCAAGCGGGCTTCAGAAGGGAAGAACATAGCTAATGTGGTCCTTCTACGAGGTTGTGGTATTAGAATTGAG GTTCCTCCATTTCTAAAGAAACATGGTTTGAGGCCATGCATGGTAGCTCCTACAAAAATTATAGCTGGGCTGGGATTATCTCTGGGCATTGACATCCTAGAAGCTCCTGGAGCAACCGGAGACTATCGAACGCTTCTAACTTCCAAAGCAACTGCAATAGCTAAGGCACTCTCAGCTCCTTTGCAGTCTTCCCCAAACGTTTTTGTACCAGGTGAGGATGAACACAAACCAGGCCATTCAGATGGCTATGATTTTGGGTTTCTTCACATAAAG GCAATAGATGATGCAGGGCATGATAAGGCAAGCATTTTTAAAGTCAAGGGATTGGAGGCTGTAGATAAAGCCATAGGGCAGCTGGCCAAGTTCCTCTGGGAGGCTGAGACAACTGGTAATTTCCAGTACTTCTTATGCGTCACTGGAGACCATTCTACCCCAGTTGAATATGGAGACCACAGCTTTGAACCTGTTCCATTTGCAATGTGTCGGTTGAAAGACTTTGTGGCTACTGTCGGCGTTGAATCTATCTTAGGGACCCCTATTGATCCATTTCCTCTTCCAACTGTTGAAGCGGGTGAAGACCTTATTGACAATGTTGGGATGgaacaagaagaaagaagaaaacaaactcGAGCTTTCAGTGGTGATTCAGTTTATGAGTTCCATGAGATAGCTGCTGCAAGAGGATGTCTTGGGCGTTTCCCTGGTGGAGAGATGATGGGAATTATAAAAACATTTCTTGAAGTAGATGCAGAAGCTGTTTTTGCAGAAAGTTGA